In Scatophagus argus isolate fScaArg1 chromosome 3, fScaArg1.pri, whole genome shotgun sequence, one genomic interval encodes:
- the LOC124056803 gene encoding dysbindin-like: MSSSSANLHNKRLPSETERGQRLPDVDTAQQIKLRDRQRFFEEVFQHDVDVYLSSAHLCIRDYKRPPIGSISSMEVNVDLLDQMELIDISDQEALDVFFSSGGEEGVGTSPLPVQGNNNNDEVISNGLFRHVLEGLEAKSRMSSTSSNSSSDSQTAYANGRNTPVVRSDDEETHISTVKRRAAPPEVEKVKSQTPSLSS, encoded by the exons CGGAGACCGAGCGCGGGCAGAGGCTCCCAGATGTggacacagcacagcagatcaAGCTGAGAGACAGGCAACGTTTCTTCGAGGAGGTCTTCCAGCATGATGTGGACGTCTACCTGTCCTCTGCGCACCTTTGTATCCGAGACTACAAGAGAC CTCCAATTGGTAGCATCTCATCCATGGAAGTGAACGTGGACTTACTGGACCAGATGGAGCTGATTGACATTTCCGACCAGGAGGCTTTGGATGTTTTCTTCAGCTctgggggagaggagggggttGGGACCTCCCCACTGCCAG TCcaaggaaacaacaacaatgatgaaGTCATCAGTAATGGACTCTTTCGACATGTCCTTGAGGGCCTTGAGGCCAAATCTCGCATGTCATCCACGTCTTCAAACTCCTCTTCTGACAGCCAGACCGCCTATGCCAACGGAAGAAACACACCTGTAGTCAGGTCAGACGATGAggaaacacacatcagcacagtCAAACGACGAGCTGCACCTCCAGAGGTAGAGAAGGTGAAAAGTCAGACTCCATCATTGTCTTCATAG